One Rhizoctonia solani chromosome 3, complete sequence genomic region harbors:
- a CDS encoding ATP-dependent DNA helicase PIF1 — protein sequence MVHGPTSFESLRTFEGQVFPTFKEACIAQGLLESDEEWARCLAEAAQYKTGRQLHCLFVVILTACHPMDPGQLWIQFCAQTCDDLRYKLSQEPWNCPHALDEYVYDFGLYLVEVLVLETGSNMQDVNMPTCQQNWDQINQEQNCLIQEQYALQDAQPEGLEDQLQQQLNNEQLAAFNQVLASVQNDLAVTFLLDGPAGTGKTLLYWTLCTTLHAQGKIVICVASSGLAALLLPGGKTSHSVFKIPIEIKEESTCNISKHSELAALIAHTDLIIWDEVPMQHRFCAEAFTAPAKTLQISQTSHLEGTPEQIVAACLKESPLWAGIEKMRLTCNMCLQHGDAEMAEFATWLLGIGEGLQLPQGTTSSETAFKQSMLVESRDSLINKIYGNLDQLPQLNDEYFCSCTILTPWNDDVLILNKIILRKFPGEMQIFHSADKVIYEAGVDDERLGTLSTEYLNSLNSGSIPLSDLELKEGCPVMILCNLAHSQGVCNGTCGIVTCIGSHVLELWLLTGSEAGNTVFIPRISLTPPETEFGFQLSRRQFPVQVAFAMTVNKSQGQSVDHVGLDLEREAFSHGQLYVAFSRCTSASHVFVYNCKHAPTTRNVVYKTALRN from the exons ATGGTGCATGGCCCCACTTCCTTTGAAAGCCTCCGTACCTTTGAAGGCCAAGTCTTTCCCACTTTCAAAGAGGCTTGCATTGCACAAGGACTACTGGAGAGTGATGAGGAGTGGGCCAGATGTCTTGCAGAAGCTGCCCAGTATAAAACTGGGAGGCAGCTGCACTGCCTCTTTGTGGTCATCTTAACTGCTTGCCATCCTATGGACCCAGGACAGCTATGGATTCAGTTCTGTGCTCAAACCTGTGATGATCTTAGATACAAACTAAGTCAAGAGCCCTGGAACTGTCCACATGCCTTGGATGAATATGTTTATGATTTTGGTCTTTACCTGGTTGAAGTTTTAGTCCTTGAGACTGGATCAAATATGCAGGATGTCAATATGCCAACTTGCCAACAGAATTGGGATCAAATCAACCAAGAACAAAACTGTCTCATCCAGGAGCAGTATGCATTACAGGATGCACAGCCTGAGGGGTTGGAGGATCAGCTTCAACAACAGCTTAACAATGAACAGCTTGCTGCCTTCAACCAAGTACTTGCCTCAGTTCAAAATGATCTTGCGGTCACATTCCTCCTTGATGGACCTGCAGGGACTGGCAAAACATTACTGTACTGGACCTTATGCACTACTCTCCATGCTCAAGGGAAAATTGTGATATGTGTTGCATCCTCTGGACTAGCTGCTCTGCTGCTTCCAGGAGGGAAGACATCACATTCTGTTTTCAAAATCCCAATTGAGATCAAGGAGGAAAGTACTTGCAATATCTCAAAGCACTCAGAACTTGCTGCCCTTATTGCACATACAGATTTAATCATCTGGGATGAAGTACCTATGCAGCATAGATTCTGTGCTGAGGCATTTACTGCACCTGCAAAGACATTGCAAATCAGCCAGACAAGCCATTTGGAG GGAACACCAGAGCAGATTGTTGCAGCATGCCTCAAAGAGTCACCACTTTGGGCTGGCATAGAGAAGATGAGGCTCACCTGTAATATGTGCCTACAGCATGGGGATGCAGAGATGGCTGAGTTTGCCACTTGGCTTTTAGGAATTGGTGAAGGCCTTCAACTTCCCCAGGGGACCACCTCATCTGAAACTGCATTCAAGCAGTCCATGTTAGTGGAAAGCAGAGACAGCTTAATTAACAAGATCTATGGGAACCTTGATCAACTCCCTCAGCTAAATGATGAATACTTCTGTAGTTGCACTATCCTTACACCTTGGAATGATGATGTTTTGATCCTGAACAAGATAATTCTCAGAAAATTTCCAGGGGAAATGCAGATCTTCCACAGTGCTGACAAGGTCATTTATGAGGCTGGAGTGGATGATGAGAGGCTTGGGACATTGTCAACAGAGTACCTCAACTCCTTGAACTCTGGAAGTATTCCACTCTCAGATCTGGAACTCAAAGAAGGCTGTCCTGTTATGATACTGTGCAACTTAGCCCATTCACAAGGTGTCTGCAATGGAACCTGTGGCATTGTAACCTGCATAGGATCACATGTTTTGGAGCTCTGGTTACTCACAGGCTCTGAAGCAG GGAACACTGTATTCATTCCAAGGATCTCTCTAACTCCCCCAGAGACTGAGTTTGGCTTCCAACTTTCCAGGCGCCAATTTCCAGTTCAAGTTGCATTTGCTATGACAGTCAACAAGTCTCAGGGGCAGTCAGTTGACCATGTTGGTTTGGACCTTGAACGTGAAGCTTTCTCCCATGGACAACTATATGTTGCATTTTCTAGATGTACTTCTGCTTCCCATGTTTTTGTCTATAACTGTAAACATGCACCTACTACCAGGAATGTTGTGTATAAGACTGCTTTAAGGAATTGA
- a CDS encoding Helitron helicase-like domain at N-terminus: MPVDPPARNQAFSNCQLGWQRQIALVAASNAETIQNNPLNPPPGPSHAALAQRARQERERAQREAAAQAVQASRFKPPHVALILEEPPHAPLDPPQILGNQHVPVNIEDNQNLDTITLDRGTCMPTHRAPEGQQPQYAQLYLYDPHDAANFCTRNQHNAGIDPGLMCLLTGVIHESHELCPLFFASSGTLTQGDTIPTSDEIALILADNALNQQHDIVLFKHDGGFQRMSSWNPAYACLHYVLLFPKGEHGFQRHIPIQGWQWQPGLHPQAAQRVAQLDVEGHEPDDDEEDNGPAGNQRQRRIVVSEREYYAYYLFSCEDPDVQTHYPGANGTFSTIFWAGHLFQQYLVDVWAIADQSRLLGYTTTNLHSEWSCWLLFLPSSYYGGPQQMAESYQDAMAISCYLGGPQLFITMTANPKWPEIHSALLPGQTYSDRPDLITWVFELKRRQLMEDIIKKGFWEMHCTLWLEHASHILEPGDVELICAELPIAEGPGADPALYSVVTSSMLHGPCGPDHSDAPCWDKDKKACTKGYYPLKQWNAQTIMVADSYPSTGVGTTVKLSERLLVGLKLPLIIDMLFPTIHSCPKGTLAISMWRHALGLGQSNMSSRDAQQDQNLDEIRTHLDACWVSPYEALWQL; the protein is encoded by the exons ATGCCTGTAGATCCACCAGCTAGAAATCAAGCATTCAGCAATTGTCAATTGGGCTGGCAAAGGCAGATAGCGTTGGTGGCAGCTTCTAATGCTGAGACTATTCAAAACAATCCATTG AACCCCCCACCTGGGCCCAGCCATGCAGCTTTGGCTCAGAGGGCAAGGCAAGAAAGGGAGCGTGCACAGAGGGAAGCAGCTGCTCAGGCAGTGCAAGCCAGCAG GTTCAAGCCTCCACATGTAGCCCTAATCCTGGAGGAACCACCACATGCCCCATTGgacccacctcaaatcctaGGAAATCAGCATGTACCTGTGAATATTGAGGACAATCAA AACCTTGACACAATAACATTGGACAGGGGGACATGCATGCCTACCCACAG GGCTCCAGAGGGTCAGCAGCCTCAATATGCCCAACTCTATCTTTATGATCCACATGATGCTGCTAATTTCTGCACAAGGAACCAGCATAATGCTGGAATTGACCCAGGATTGATGTGCTTGCTCACTGGGGTGATTCATGAGTCACATGA ACTGTGTCCATTGTTCTTTGCCAGCAGTGGAACACTGACCCAAGGAGATACAATCCCAACCAGTGATGAGATTGCTCTGATCTTGGCTGATAATGCTTTGAACCAGCAGCATGATATTGTGCTGTTCAAGCATGATGGAGGCTTTCAAAGGATGAGCTCATGGAACCCTGCATATGCATGTCTGCATTATGTTCTACTTTTTCCTAAGGGTGAACATGGGTTCCAGAGACACATACCCATTCAAGGCTGGCAATGGCAGCCTGGCTTGCACCCTCAAGCAGCTCAAAGAGTTGCTCAATTGGATGTAGAAGGGCATGAgccagatgatgatgaggaggaTAATGGCCCAGCTGGCAATCAACGGCAGAGAAGAATTGTTGTATCAGAAAGAGAGTATTATGCCTATTATCTGTTCAGCTGTGAGGATCCAGATGTTCAAACCCACTATCCTGGTGCCAATGGAACCTTTTCAACCATCTTCTGGGCTGGACATTTATTCCAACAGTACCTGGTGGATGtctgggccattgctgatcAGAGTAGACTACTTGGCTACACAACAACCAATCTTCACTCAGAGTGGAGTT GTTGGCTGTTATTTCTCCCATCTTCTTACTATGGTGGCCCACAACAGATGGCTGAGAGCTATCAGGATGCCATGGCTATATCCTGCTACCTTGGTGGGCCACAGCTGTTCATCACAATGACAGCTAATCCAAAGTGGCCAGAGATACATAGTGCTCTGCTGCCAGGTCAGACTTATTCTGACAGGCCAGATCTCATTACCTGGGTCTTTGAGCTGAAACGCCGCCAGTTAATGGAGGATATCATCAAAAAGGGATTTTGGGAAATGCATTGCACAT TATGGTTGGAGCATGCATCTCACATCCTGGAGCCTGGTGATGTAGAGCTTATTTGTGCTGAGCTTCCAATTGCAGAAGGCCCAGGTGCAGACCCTGCCCTATATTCAGTAGTCACTTCTTCCATGTTGCATGGCCCATGTGGTCCTGATCATTCTGATGCTCCATGCTGGGACAAAGACAAAAAGGCCTGTACAAAGGGTTATTATCCCTTGAAGCAATGGAATGCACAGACTATTATGGTTGCTGACTCATACCCCTCTACTGGTGTAGGGACAACGGTCAAACTTTCAGAAAGGTTATTAGTGGGGTTGAAATTACCTTTGATAATAGACATGTTGTTCCCTACAATCCATTCCTGTCCAAAAGGTACACTTGCCATATCAATGTGGAGACATGCTCTGGGATTAGGGCAATCAAATATGTCTTCAA GGGATGCACAGCAAGATCAAAATCTAGATGAGATCAGGACACATCTGGATGCATGCTGGGTATCCCCCTATGAAGCACTTTGGCAGCTTTGA